The Priestia megaterium NBRC 15308 = ATCC 14581 region ATAATCAACGATGTGACTTGACGATAGCGTCGCCCCGCCTTTGACTCTCATAACCTCACCATGTTCTTCAAGTTTGACTAAATCACGCCTCGCCGTATCTTTTGAAACGGTAAACATATCGCAAATTTCGTCTAACGTAATCGTACGGTGTGTATGAAGGTATTCAACAATCGCACTCATGCGCTGCTCTTGATACATCCGAATACCCTCCTTTTTTACTTTGATATGAGCTAATTGTAGCGCAAATAAAAAATAAAATCCATAAAAAAACTTAAAAACATTAAGTTTTTTACGTTTTTAAATTAAATTATAAAAGTAAACAAACGCCTTCTGGAAATAACTATCTTATTTTGGATAATACTTCTTTTATATCTGATACCCTTTCATGCTTTTGACTAATCTCTTCTAAACAATTCAGACTTCTAGCAAATGTATATGAAAAAAAAGCGAGAATCGTAAAGATTCCCGCTTTTTCGTTACATTTTATGCTCAAGCGCTTTGAAGTTTTCTTGAAATTGCTCCAAGCGAACAAGTCCTTCTTCACGCAGACGTTTGTTTTCTTCTTCGATCGCTTTTGTTTCCTGCATTCCTTTCATAATAATATTCCACGTTTGCTCCATCGTTTCTACTTTTACGCTAGGAGCACCGGACATTTTGGCAATTTTAACGCTTTGCTGTGAAATATTTTCTGCATTTCGAATGAGCAGTTCATTTGTACGTTTGTCTAATTCGTTCATCGACTCGGCTACTAAATTTTGACGCTTTGCTGCGATTGCGTTAATAAGTCCATTTTTAAAAATAGGAATCGTTGTAATAAACGCAGAATTGATTTTGCCGATCAGCTTTGTATTTCCTCGCTGCAGCATGCGAATTTGAGGAGCAGATTGATAAGATACTTGTTTTGCCATTTCTAAATCATATAATCGCTGCTCCATCAGCTCAACCGCATTTTTTAAGGTTTGAAGCTCCATTGCCGCCAGCTGATTTCCACTCGACGCTCTTTCTTCAAGCACCTTTAGCTCTTGTTTTAACTCTTCTACTTTCACTTCCCCCGCTACAATGTATTTTTCAAGCTCCATATAATACTGATAGTTTTGCTCGTAAAGCTGTTCAAGTGTTGTGGTTGAGTGCTTCATTTCGGTTTCATATTTTGTAATTTCAACATATACTTTATCAATTTCAGAGCCCATCGTCTCATATTTTTGAAACAGCTTGTCTACTATTTTTTGACCGCGTTTAAAAAGCTTAGAGAAAAACCCTTTATCTTCAACAAAATCCTTTGCATCAAATTTATCCATAATCTTTCCAAGCTGCTTTAATAATTGACTTGATTCTTCCATGCTAGACGATTTAATTGTACTAAGCACTTTTCCGGAAAAAGAGGAAATTTCATTAGCTGTTTCTTTCCCATACTCAAGTAAAGCCAGCTGATTTTTATAATCAATTTGTTCTGCCAAGCGACGTACTTCTGGCTCTTCTCGCAGTTTTGCTTTTACTTCGTTAGGCTTTGTTTCTAAAACTTCTTCAGCTTCATTTACATCTAAAGGCTGTAATTCGTTTGGTGCCATTTAAAAACCCTTCTTTCTTTAAAAGATTCGTTTTAACCATTTTTGAATGAGCGACGGCTCTTTGAATTCTTCATTAAAGCTAATATCTTCTAGCCAGTGCATATCGAAATATTTTTCTTCGACAAACGCTTCTATATCTATTTGACCGGTCGGATTAAAAAGAACAATATCAACGCCAAATTCATTTAACAGAAGCAGTAAAGCTGCATCTTCACGCGTAAACGTTTCATGTTCATTTCCGTGATAAATAATGAGCCGAGGGACGTGCTGCGTATAATCAAATTTTTGAAGCATGCGAAGCACGTTGTTTGGAAGCTTCAAAGACTGATTAAACAAGTACATTTGACGCTGATACGCATCTTCATGATCTAACCGAAGAAGCTTTGAATGTGCACAGTATCTGGAAATGGCTGCAGCTAGCCCTTGCTGAAGCCCGATAGGCAGTTCTTTATAGCGCCACCAGTTGCTTTCAATCATTTTATCTGGACTGAGCGTCCCATCACTTCCGAGAGCTCCTTGATAATGAAAGTGATTATTTCCTTCTATTTTTTTGACAAAAGGAACAGAATCAATCGTCAGAGCTAACTCATTTTCTGTTTGCATGAGCTCATGCACTTTGCTCCAGTACTCTTTTCGGTTTTTAGAAATACCAAGTACTTTTGAGAATAGGACCGGCACGTGTACATATGGCTTGGACACTTCAAAGTTAGGAC contains the following coding sequences:
- a CDS encoding toxic anion resistance protein, translated to MAPNELQPLDVNEAEEVLETKPNEVKAKLREEPEVRRLAEQIDYKNQLALLEYGKETANEISSFSGKVLSTIKSSSMEESSQLLKQLGKIMDKFDAKDFVEDKGFFSKLFKRGQKIVDKLFQKYETMGSEIDKVYVEITKYETEMKHSTTTLEQLYEQNYQYYMELEKYIVAGEVKVEELKQELKVLEERASSGNQLAAMELQTLKNAVELMEQRLYDLEMAKQVSYQSAPQIRMLQRGNTKLIGKINSAFITTIPIFKNGLINAIAAKRQNLVAESMNELDKRTNELLIRNAENISQQSVKIAKMSGAPSVKVETMEQTWNIIMKGMQETKAIEEENKRLREEGLVRLEQFQENFKALEHKM